A stretch of DNA from Balaenoptera musculus isolate JJ_BM4_2016_0621 chromosome 21, mBalMus1.pri.v3, whole genome shotgun sequence:
AAAGGCCAGACATGAGAATCTTCTCTCGAtccaggaaaaattaaaattaaccaaAAACCATCTCATAGGAATTAATTTTATGTGATGAGATACTCAACCTCAGTGATGCTCATGAAAAAGAAAGTTACATCACCTTGAGACATTTATACATCAAATAGGCACATAGAAAGAGTTTAACAATGTCTCCTGTTAAGTAAGTGGAAACAAGCGTTTTGTATACCCCCTTCCGAGGACTGCACACAACTCGGTGTTTTGCAGGCACTTTGGTGGCAAAATAAGTTCTGATGGCCACTTTTGGAGGATGAACCACAATTTACAGATTCGTGTTCTGACTTAAAGGATTCTGCTTATGGAATGCGGCTGATAAAATCACTTCCATTTACCAAACAGCATATTCTTGCCAGCCATGCAAGTAAGAATGCAAAATCAAAGACACCGAGGAAAATGGCATCTGAAAAGTACTCTAAATGATCCCATTGGTTGGAAAAGAACGTGACCCGCTCCCTCCCACAGAAGGGGACTGAGGCCAATTGGGTTACCCCAGAAGGAGAAAGCGCGGGAACCGGGAGACTGACCCTCAGGTAGTGGCAGGACTCTGTCCCTTCCTTCCAGTACTGCTGCCGCCACCCTTGGGGTTTCCTGGGAAATCTCTGAAGCAGCTTCCTCTGATGCTCTTCTTTCCTGCAAAACAAACCACGTTAAGGGGCAGAAACCCAATTTCCTTGTCACAATTGGGACCAACGGTGCTGTGGCCCAGCCCCTTTCCAAGTCCTGGGGTGACACCGGACCTGAATCCCTGTGCTTGGTGCAGACTCCTGCCCCGCTCATGTCCTTCCCCCAACTCCAGGGTTCCCTCCTGGGTTTCCCAGGAAGTCCTGTCTATTTGTCCCTATGGGTTTGGGGCCTGTCAGGTGCAAAACTGCATGTGTTCTCCACACCCCTCAGTGACTTCAAGGCATATTCTGAGCTCCTGAGTGTGGCCCCCTCAGGACATGGCTCTTGTTTCCCCATTTTCCCTGTCATTTCTAGAGATGGCTCAGCACCCAGTGTAGAGAAGGAGAGGAACCGTCTCCGCGATTTCAGCCCAAAGCTTGGGTACCACCCACCCCACTGCTCACCTTTGCCtttcactcttctctctctcagccGTGTTAGGGGTCCCGGGGGTCTGCAGGTCCTGCAGCTTCCATGGTTCCAGGTTCTCCTTGCCGAGTTTGGAGCCCAAGGGCTGGGGGGCCAGGGCCCCATGCCAGCGCTTCATGGGGCACCTGAGGCTACTCACTTTGTGCCCAAAGGCTCCGCAGTCCCTACACTTCACCTGTGGTTGGGGGAGAACAAGGTCAGTGAGTCAGCAGAACTCACAGGCGCATGTCCAAAGTGAACACGAGGACAGATTGAGAGGGATGAACACTGGTTCTGGAGAAAGGACAGAAGCACACGGCCCCTTAGGTGCCAGGATATTTATGATACTGTGGTGCTTCCTAAAGCCTTTGCCAGGGAGCACCAAAGGAGGAAGGGCTGGTGCTCCAAGTGTGCACAGCAAGACCCCGATTGAAGGATTTGGATAAAAGCAGGCCAGACATCACACTAAGGAGGGGTCAGGTGGCCCCCATCTCTGAACGGCCCGGTCTCCCTGGGGATGAGGTCCCAAGGCAGCTGTCTTTAGATGGGGCTGGACAAGGGAGTTATGGACCCAGGTATTCCAGGCCCAAACCCTGTTTCTGGAGTCCATGCCTCCACTTACCCTGGGATCTTCGTCCTTTGGCGGGGGAGCCACCTGTCTCCCTGCGCCCGGGTTTTGCTTCCTCACTTGCTGGGCTTGAGAGAGTTTGCAGGGACCCAGCTGTCTGTAACGACCGGCCATGTTCCCCGCCTCCTCGGTTCTTCTCGCCAATCttaatttttggatttcctctgtaaaaagaaagagaaaactgtcaTATTCATACAAGTCACCCCTGCCCCCTCTACACAAATGGGGTCATGAAACCTCATGACCACTAAGGAAATCCAGGTTTCTGATACTTTGACTTCTCTGCCCAGACATTTCTCCATTCTCTCCAGAGACCTACCCACAGATGAGGGCCCTGACTTGGTTAGAAGTTTTAGGCAGACTGTGAATTTGGATTTGCATCATTGAGAGACTAAGTTAGAGACTTTGGTTACATGTATCACGATCTAATAGATAAGAGTGAGAAAAGATTTCCCCACATGTACAGAAATACTTATGCTATGGAAAGGCCACATTTAATATTGACGCCCAggtatttgaaaatcaaacatAAGTTTGATAACTCCTTGAGAATTGGGCTCTCCCATCTGACATCAGAGAAGGGAATTCTCAAATACAAATTCACGTAACACAATAATTTTCTCCTCTGCTAGCTTAGACGGGGCACAGCACAGGGTCTGAACTGTTTTCTGAATCCTTCACCCTCAGTGTCTCACTTTTACCTagttaataaaatgtgaaatacatGTTTCAACTGaggatgaatgaataattttttaggcTTTCAATGCCTACAGACAATCCCACCAAGTTTTCATAACTGCTCATCCAGTGCCCCACGTCAATCAGAATGCTAGGATGCTAAATTCCTTAGAATTTGAATCTTCACGTAATAAGAGCATTCAGAAGGATATATTTTTTCAGCCTCTGTTCTCAAAACTGCTACTGAAGTTAAATGATCTAGATCATTATCTGGCACCATACTTAAAACTCAACTCAAAATTGGTGAAGGATTTGAAGATAAGACCTGAaa
This window harbors:
- the LOC118888056 gene encoding putative protein FAM90A20P; translated protein: MAGRYRQLGPCKLSQAQQVRKQNPGAGRQVAPPPKDEDPRVKCRDCGAFGHKVSSLRCPMKRWHGALAPQPLGSKLGKENLEPWKLQDLQTPGTPNTAEREKSERQRKEEHQRKLLQRFPRKPQGWRQQYWKEGTESCHYLRHPNMPTLIQASKRKPIQDPDLPSRSPVRKDDGKSTHPAVSLISRSLVQDSKSSIKAPGQPLRMLFVRVDEGWWSCRYVAPPALPGPEQSAPPAQSPPTGKKPEGHWAPGPRSVLYDDLQVSSSSEDSDWEGHVYGN